A single window of Brevundimonas naejangsanensis DNA harbors:
- a CDS encoding DUF885 domain-containing protein → MRRRDLLVGAAALGMASPLAACATGAASTVSPGATMGAAMGGGADDARLAAMLERHAQALRAEEGGGDRLADYSLAARARHGQATAQRLAELGAVNRAALSAAAALDYDTARFVYEAMADQYGRYGFSDINLRPSPYVVSQMNGAYYWLPDGIGGRSPMKDAADADRYLDKLNQFAVALDQETEQIGHDAGLGVVPPDFILAKTLAQIAALRDSSPTGNALTAPALERAHEAGIAGLDTRAAAIFVERIRPALQRQSEALAALQPRADARAGVWAKPDGEAYYASALHSNTTASYAPGELHQLGLSWVAELSAEIDRLLRAEGLTQGEVGARMAALDRDPRFLKPDTEAGRQEIIDYANQRLNRVKGLLSRGFTVTPDRPVEVRRVSPAIQNGAPGGFYSASSDPAQPSIIYINLRSVEENALWRIPTLLHHEGVPGHHFQDSVLREAGELSLFRRTVRFSAWTEGWALYAEQLADEIGAYEGDPVGRIGYLQGQLFRACRVVVDTGIHHARWTREQAIDWMVTHAGEHRDAAEREIDRYCVYPGQACSFMVGKQQIAASREEARRRLGARFDLRRYNDFVLASGPLPMDVLAAAVRLT, encoded by the coding sequence ATGCGTCGTCGTGATCTCCTGGTCGGCGCTGCGGCGCTCGGCATGGCTTCTCCTCTGGCGGCCTGCGCTACGGGCGCCGCTTCGACCGTTTCGCCCGGCGCGACGATGGGCGCGGCGATGGGCGGGGGGGCCGACGACGCCCGTCTGGCCGCCATGCTCGAACGCCATGCCCAGGCTCTGCGGGCCGAGGAGGGCGGCGGGGACCGTCTGGCCGATTATTCGCTGGCGGCCCGCGCTCGCCACGGACAGGCGACGGCCCAACGACTGGCGGAACTGGGCGCGGTGAACCGCGCGGCGCTCTCGGCCGCTGCAGCTCTGGACTACGACACGGCCCGCTTCGTCTATGAGGCGATGGCCGATCAGTATGGACGTTACGGCTTCTCGGACATCAATCTGCGGCCCAGCCCCTATGTCGTCAGCCAGATGAACGGCGCCTACTACTGGCTGCCGGACGGCATCGGCGGCCGCTCGCCGATGAAGGACGCGGCCGACGCCGATCGTTATCTCGACAAGCTGAATCAGTTCGCTGTCGCCCTGGATCAGGAGACCGAGCAGATCGGCCATGACGCCGGGCTCGGCGTCGTTCCGCCCGACTTCATTCTGGCCAAGACCCTGGCGCAGATCGCGGCTCTTCGGGATTCTTCGCCGACGGGCAACGCATTGACGGCGCCCGCGCTGGAGCGTGCGCACGAAGCTGGAATCGCCGGTCTGGACACGCGCGCGGCGGCGATCTTCGTCGAGCGGATCCGGCCCGCGCTACAGCGCCAGAGCGAAGCCCTGGCCGCCTTGCAGCCCCGCGCCGACGCCCGCGCCGGCGTCTGGGCCAAGCCGGACGGCGAGGCCTATTACGCCTCTGCGCTTCATTCCAACACCACCGCCAGCTACGCGCCGGGCGAACTGCATCAGCTGGGCCTGTCATGGGTCGCCGAACTCTCGGCCGAAATCGACCGGCTGCTCAGAGCCGAGGGTCTGACGCAAGGGGAAGTCGGCGCTCGCATGGCGGCTCTGGATCGCGACCCGCGCTTCCTCAAGCCGGATACGGAAGCCGGGCGTCAGGAAATCATCGACTACGCCAACCAGCGGCTGAACCGCGTCAAGGGCCTGTTGTCGCGCGGTTTCACCGTGACCCCGGATCGGCCCGTCGAGGTGCGCCGCGTCTCGCCCGCCATCCAGAACGGCGCGCCCGGCGGGTTCTACAGCGCCAGCAGCGATCCCGCCCAGCCGTCGATCATCTACATCAACCTGCGCTCGGTCGAGGAAAACGCCCTGTGGCGCATTCCGACCCTGCTGCACCACGAAGGCGTGCCGGGGCACCATTTCCAGGACAGCGTCCTGCGCGAGGCGGGCGAGCTGTCGCTGTTCCGGCGGACGGTCCGTTTCTCGGCCTGGACGGAAGGCTGGGCGCTTTACGCCGAGCAGTTGGCCGACGAAATCGGCGCCTATGAGGGCGATCCGGTCGGCCGGATCGGCTATCTGCAAGGGCAGCTTTTCCGGGCCTGCCGCGTGGTCGTCGACACCGGCATCCACCATGCGCGCTGGACGCGAGAGCAGGCGATCGACTGGATGGTGACCCACGCGGGCGAGCATCGCGACGCCGCCGAGCGCGAGATCGACCGCTACTGCGTCTATCCGGGCCAGGCCTGCAGCTTCATGGTTGGCAAACAGCAGATCGCCGCCTCGCGTGAGGAGGCAAGGCGTCGCCTTGGGGCGCGCTTCGACCTGCGCCGGTACAATGATTTCGTCCTGGCCTCCGGGCCTCTTCCCATGGATGTTCTGGCAGCAGCGGTGCGCTTGACCTAG
- a CDS encoding TIGR02587 family membrane protein, which yields MTTIQDAARADDSAYLRDLGRAFGGALLFSLPLLMTMEMWALGFSAEPERRLVFLLAALPVLFGLAHYAGFSARRGLVNTALDTLVALAVGFVTAAALLMIFNVLDFSSPASAVGQMSLQAAPAALGALAARRQLSGDPDEGDEDEASYPGELFLMLVGALYFALNLAPTEEMRLIAYMASPLGALGVLVLSVVLLHLIVFEAGFAGQEQAETPIRAFFDFTLPGYALCLLASLAMLWVFGGADGHGLQALMANVIILAFPAAIGAAAARLLV from the coding sequence ATGACGACGATCCAGGACGCCGCCAGGGCCGACGACAGCGCCTACCTCCGCGATCTGGGCCGAGCCTTCGGCGGCGCCCTGCTGTTCAGCCTGCCGCTGCTTATGACGATGGAGATGTGGGCGCTCGGTTTCTCTGCGGAACCGGAGCGGCGTCTCGTCTTTCTGCTGGCGGCCCTGCCGGTGCTGTTCGGGCTGGCGCACTATGCCGGGTTTTCGGCGCGCCGCGGTCTGGTCAACACTGCGCTGGACACCCTGGTGGCACTGGCGGTGGGCTTCGTCACCGCCGCTGCGCTTCTGATGATCTTCAATGTGCTGGATTTCAGTTCACCGGCGTCCGCCGTGGGGCAGATGTCCCTGCAGGCGGCGCCCGCCGCCTTGGGCGCTCTGGCGGCGCGACGCCAGCTGTCGGGCGATCCGGACGAGGGCGATGAGGATGAGGCATCCTATCCGGGCGAACTGTTCCTGATGCTGGTCGGCGCCCTCTACTTCGCCCTGAACCTGGCCCCGACCGAGGAGATGCGGCTGATCGCCTATATGGCGTCGCCGCTGGGCGCCCTGGGCGTGCTCGTTCTCTCGGTGGTCCTGCTGCACCTGATCGTCTTCGAAGCGGGTTTCGCCGGACAGGAACAGGCGGAGACGCCGATCCGGGCGTTCTTCGACTTCACCCTTCCCGGCTACGCCCTGTGCCTGCTGGCCAGCCTCGCCATGCTGTGGGTGTTCGGAGGAGCGGACGGCCATGGCCTTCAGGCCCTTATGGCCAATGTCATCATCCTCGCTTTTCCGGCGGCGATCGGCGCTGCGGCAGCGCGGCTTCTGGTGTAG
- a CDS encoding SDR family oxidoreductase, whose protein sequence is MSDRLTMQDPRHQYPRPPFPRQPQSAPGLVASMEPKPDHGEKSYQGHGRLKGRRALITGADSGIGRAVAIAYAREGADVAISYLPSEEADAREVIALIEAEGVKALALPGDVRDEAWNATMVARTLDAFGGLDILVVNAGRQQFRENVEEVSTDDFDATMKTNLYALHWLCQAAAPHLPSGAAVITTASIQAYEPSDILLDYATTKGGIVTYTKALAKQLIEKGVRVNAVAPGPFWTVLQPSGGQPQEKVEKFGAHSAFGRPGQPVEIAPVYVLLASQEASFVTGEVWGVTGGAGIA, encoded by the coding sequence ATGTCCGACCGCCTGACCATGCAGGACCCCCGTCATCAGTATCCGCGCCCGCCGTTTCCGCGTCAGCCCCAGTCTGCGCCAGGCCTGGTCGCCAGTATGGAGCCCAAGCCGGATCACGGGGAGAAAAGCTATCAAGGCCACGGGCGGCTGAAAGGGCGACGCGCCCTGATCACCGGCGCGGATTCCGGCATCGGACGCGCAGTCGCTATCGCTTATGCTCGTGAGGGCGCCGACGTGGCGATCTCCTATCTGCCTTCGGAAGAAGCCGACGCGCGGGAGGTGATCGCCCTGATCGAGGCGGAAGGCGTCAAGGCGCTGGCTCTGCCCGGGGACGTACGCGACGAGGCGTGGAACGCCACCATGGTCGCGCGCACGCTGGACGCTTTCGGAGGCTTGGACATCTTGGTCGTTAACGCGGGCCGACAGCAGTTCCGCGAGAATGTCGAAGAGGTGTCGACCGATGATTTCGACGCGACCATGAAGACCAACCTCTACGCTTTGCACTGGCTGTGTCAGGCGGCGGCGCCCCATCTGCCTTCGGGCGCGGCGGTCATCACCACGGCTTCGATCCAGGCCTATGAGCCGTCGGACATCCTGCTGGACTACGCCACCACCAAGGGCGGGATCGTCACCTACACCAAGGCCCTGGCCAAGCAGTTGATCGAGAAGGGGGTGCGGGTGAACGCGGTGGCGCCGGGGCCCTTCTGGACGGTTCTGCAGCCCAGCGGTGGCCAGCCCCAGGAGAAGGTGGAGAAATTCGGCGCCCACAGCGCCTTCGGTCGCCCAGGCCAGCCGGTCGAGATCGCGCCCGTCTATGTGCTGCTGGCCTCGCAGGAAGCCAGCTTCGTCACAGGCGAGGTCTGGGGCGTGACCGGCGGGGCCGGGATCGCCTGA
- a CDS encoding metallophosphoesterase family protein, with the protein MTPSPDTSEAAPPVEGQTPQPGMESGPKKKLRVAAVADLHVGETSHRAYRDLFDRVHEDADVLCLCGDLVNFGKTVEVENLLEDLRACRIPMVGVLGNHEHECGQPLEVSRMLTDAGVKMLTGEAYEIDGVGFAGGKGFVGGFGRYMLSSFGEASVKTFVNEAVEDANLIENSIRTLRTERSVVLLHYAPVVDTVIGEPPEIHAFLGSSRLAEVVDRYENVKLVLHGHAHRGAPEGRTARGVPVYNVALPVLRTLGDTPYRVFEV; encoded by the coding sequence ATGACCCCGTCGCCTGACACGTCTGAAGCAGCGCCTCCCGTCGAGGGTCAGACGCCCCAGCCGGGCATGGAGTCCGGGCCGAAGAAGAAGCTGCGCGTCGCCGCCGTGGCCGACCTGCACGTCGGCGAAACCTCGCATCGCGCCTATCGCGACCTGTTCGACCGGGTGCATGAGGACGCAGACGTGCTGTGCCTGTGCGGCGACTTGGTCAACTTCGGCAAGACGGTCGAGGTTGAGAACCTTCTGGAAGACCTGCGCGCCTGCCGCATCCCCATGGTCGGCGTCCTGGGCAATCACGAGCATGAGTGCGGCCAGCCGCTGGAAGTCAGCCGCATGCTGACCGACGCAGGGGTCAAGATGCTGACCGGCGAAGCCTATGAGATCGACGGCGTCGGCTTCGCCGGGGGCAAGGGCTTCGTCGGCGGTTTCGGCCGCTACATGCTCAGCTCCTTCGGCGAGGCCTCGGTCAAGACCTTCGTCAATGAGGCGGTGGAAGACGCCAACCTCATCGAGAATTCGATCCGCACCCTACGCACCGAGCGGAGCGTCGTGCTGCTCCACTACGCCCCGGTCGTGGATACGGTGATCGGCGAGCCGCCCGAGATTCACGCCTTCCTAGGCTCGTCGCGCCTGGCCGAGGTCGTCGACCGCTATGAGAACGTCAAGCTGGTGCTGCACGGCCACGCTCATCGTGGGGCCCCGGAAGGCCGCACGGCGCGCGGCGTCCCGGTCTACAACGTCGCCCTGCCCGTGCTGCGGACGCTGGGCGATACCCCGTATCGCGTGTTCGAGGTCTGA
- a CDS encoding DUF4142 domain-containing protein, with translation MIKQAVAVVAVSAAALTLAACNQQQGSDAVDKVQDAVSEPVGQTSAATMGANMVSAYVPNAAMGDMYEIQAADIALERSQNAQVKELAKMIKADHTAAATALKTAAAQAAPDTAVPSALDQRRQGLIDNLRSADAANFDKTYIDQQVAAHEEAVTLHRGFSDKTDAPALSEHARTVLPKIEAHLQRAKQVQSSLAG, from the coding sequence ATGATCAAACAAGCCGTCGCCGTCGTGGCCGTTTCGGCCGCCGCTCTCACCCTGGCGGCCTGCAACCAGCAACAGGGCTCTGACGCCGTCGACAAGGTTCAGGACGCCGTTTCCGAACCGGTGGGTCAGACCTCAGCCGCCACCATGGGCGCCAACATGGTCAGCGCCTATGTTCCGAACGCCGCCATGGGCGACATGTACGAAATCCAGGCCGCCGACATCGCCCTGGAACGGTCGCAGAACGCCCAGGTCAAGGAATTGGCCAAGATGATCAAGGCGGATCATACGGCCGCCGCCACCGCCCTGAAAACCGCCGCCGCGCAGGCCGCGCCTGACACCGCCGTGCCGAGCGCACTGGATCAGCGTCGCCAAGGCCTGATCGATAACCTCCGCTCGGCCGATGCGGCGAATTTCGACAAGACCTATATCGACCAACAGGTCGCCGCCCACGAGGAAGCTGTCACGCTTCATCGCGGTTTTTCGGACAAGACGGACGCCCCGGCGCTTTCTGAACACGCCCGCACCGTCCTGCCCAAGATCGAAGCGCACCTGCAGCGCGCGAAGCAGGTGCAGTCCAGCCTGGCCGGCTGA
- a CDS encoding Crp/Fnr family transcriptional regulator — translation MPADSAATPSPSIPLNGRARAHIGDHPVYRALPPDTRRRLLAEGTEIELRSDAPQPLDRDHLWFVLSGVLGAFPADSEVCVAQVVSGAVYGWEHALGFSGSAAQVRPVLDVRVFRVPATAAREALGYDWLARFVALQAVQRLTFLEQEAACNASHRVSERLAKWLLRLHLGGNGAPLRLNQAQLAAMLGVQRTSINAAARSLQAMGGVRFTRGKASILDVPKLTAGSCRCGATH, via the coding sequence ATGCCTGCAGATTCGGCCGCCACGCCGTCCCCATCCATCCCGCTGAACGGGCGTGCGCGCGCGCATATCGGCGATCATCCGGTGTATCGCGCCTTGCCGCCGGACACGCGGCGGCGCCTGCTCGCGGAAGGGACGGAAATCGAGCTCCGGAGCGATGCGCCTCAGCCCCTGGACAGAGACCATCTCTGGTTTGTGCTCTCGGGCGTACTGGGCGCCTTCCCGGCCGATAGCGAGGTTTGCGTCGCGCAGGTCGTATCCGGCGCCGTCTACGGCTGGGAGCACGCCCTCGGCTTCAGCGGCAGCGCAGCCCAGGTGCGACCGGTGCTGGACGTGCGGGTGTTCCGCGTTCCCGCCACAGCCGCCCGCGAGGCGCTGGGTTATGACTGGCTGGCGCGTTTCGTGGCGCTGCAGGCAGTCCAGCGCCTGACCTTCCTGGAACAGGAAGCCGCCTGCAACGCCTCCCACCGGGTCTCGGAACGCTTGGCGAAATGGCTGCTTCGCCTGCATCTCGGCGGAAACGGCGCACCGCTTCGCCTGAATCAGGCCCAGCTGGCGGCCATGCTTGGCGTCCAGCGCACCAGCATCAATGCGGCGGCGCGCAGCCTGCAGGCGATGGGCGGCGTGCGGTTTACCCGCGGCAAAGCTTCGATTCTCGATGTGCCCAAGCTGACCGCCGGGTCATGTCGTTGCGGCGCGACGCACTGA
- a CDS encoding Ku protein, with product MAARPTWQGHLKLSLVTCPVALYTATSSASDVRFHLINPDTHNRIRMVPTDPDAGPVERSHLVRGYEVSKDEYVLFDDADFDKVRLDSTKTISIDKFVDESDIDRLYWDDPFFVVPEKGAGVEAFAVIRDAMQKQGKVALGQLVLRGKERQLALEVRGKGLVAYTLRAHDEVRDADDYFDDIPKVKADADMVEIAARIIAQKEADFDPTAFKDRYDDALREMIKAKTKGGKGLVDVAEPDDTNVIDLMAALKNSLKGSASGARKPAAKKPASKSTSKSAPRKKTA from the coding sequence ATGGCTGCTCGCCCGACCTGGCAAGGACATCTGAAGCTGTCGCTCGTCACCTGCCCGGTGGCGCTCTACACCGCGACTAGCAGCGCCTCCGACGTGCGCTTCCACCTGATCAACCCCGACACGCACAACCGCATCCGCATGGTGCCGACCGATCCCGACGCGGGACCGGTGGAGCGCAGCCATCTGGTGCGCGGCTATGAGGTGTCCAAGGACGAATACGTCCTGTTCGACGACGCTGACTTCGACAAGGTGCGGCTCGACAGCACCAAGACCATTTCCATCGACAAGTTCGTCGACGAGTCCGACATCGACCGCCTCTACTGGGACGATCCCTTCTTCGTCGTTCCGGAAAAGGGCGCGGGCGTCGAGGCCTTCGCCGTGATCCGCGACGCCATGCAGAAGCAGGGCAAGGTGGCGCTGGGCCAGCTCGTTCTGCGCGGCAAGGAGCGCCAGCTGGCGCTGGAGGTCCGCGGCAAGGGCCTGGTGGCCTACACCCTGCGCGCCCATGACGAGGTGCGCGACGCCGACGACTATTTCGACGACATTCCCAAGGTGAAGGCCGACGCGGACATGGTCGAGATCGCCGCCCGCATCATCGCCCAGAAGGAAGCCGACTTCGACCCGACCGCCTTCAAGGATCGCTACGACGACGCCCTGCGCGAGATGATCAAGGCCAAGACCAAGGGGGGCAAGGGTCTGGTCGACGTGGCCGAGCCGGACGACACCAACGTCATCGACCTGATGGCGGCGCTGAAGAACAGCCTGAAAGGCTCGGCCAGCGGCGCCCGCAAGCCGGCGGCCAAGAAGCCCGCCTCCAAATCAACCTCCAAGTCGGCGCCGCGCAAGAAGACCGCCTGA
- a CDS encoding ferritin-like domain-containing protein: MAEKTLQTLFHDTLRDIYYAERKILKSLPNMARAAQSPELKAAFEKHREQTEGQIERLQQVFEIIGKPARGKTCDAIEGILAEGDEIADDYKGTAALDAGLLAAAQAVEHYEITRYGTLKRWAQVLGLKDAVKLLDETLQEESQTDEDLTAIADAAVNAEAMQAA; the protein is encoded by the coding sequence ATGGCCGAGAAAACACTGCAGACCCTGTTTCACGACACTCTGCGCGACATCTATTACGCCGAGCGGAAGATCCTGAAGTCTCTGCCCAATATGGCCCGCGCGGCTCAATCTCCTGAGCTCAAGGCGGCGTTCGAGAAACATCGCGAGCAGACGGAAGGGCAGATCGAACGCCTGCAGCAAGTGTTCGAGATCATCGGCAAGCCCGCCCGCGGCAAGACCTGCGACGCCATCGAGGGCATCTTGGCCGAGGGCGACGAAATCGCCGATGACTACAAGGGCACGGCAGCGCTCGACGCCGGCCTGTTGGCCGCCGCGCAGGCGGTGGAGCATTATGAGATCACCCGCTACGGCACGCTGAAGCGGTGGGCGCAGGTGCTGGGGTTGAAGGACGCCGTCAAACTGCTGGACGAGACTCTCCAGGAGGAAAGCCAGACGGACGAGGACCTGACCGCCATCGCCGACGCCGCGGTCAACGCGGAGGCCATGCAAGCCGCCTGA
- the ligD gene encoding DNA ligase D has protein sequence MRGELKTYQAKRRFEQTPEPKGAQRAGEKDARRFVIQRHAATRLHYDFRIEADGVLKSWAVTKAPSRDPAIKRLAVEVEDHPLDYGDFEGTIPAGNYGAGTVQLWDVGSWEPQEADLEAAWARGQIKMILHGERLKGKWALIRLKSDRGKPSKRNNWLLLKEKDEHAVAGEGDALAQIDASVTTGRSLVQIAEGDAQWTSSKPTRRKAPPKPAPSKATSKAKRPHAFVPIQLCKAVDHPPSATGWAHEIKFDGYRLQIGIGGGQAVLRTRKGLDWSDRFPELATDAAGWPDAVIDGELCALDDDHMPDFSALQAAISEGETDRLVYFAFDLLFEGAEDLRKLPLSHRKARLQAYIDRLGAKKAARLRYVEHFASTGQAVLESACRMHLEGVISKKLDAPYHAGRSSSWVKSKCRGRDEVVIGGWSSEGGSRFRSLLVGVREKGGMKYLGRVGTGFGETATRLLMPALKAEAADKSPFVGPGAPKGGKDIHWVKPRLVAEIEHGGYTESGALRHAAFKGLRDDKTAEDVTDAPQAPAAPQAPRKNGKVSVAGVAISSPDKVLWPGSDGRPPITKADLARYYEAAAERLLAHVADRPVSIIRAPDGIEGETFFQRHAMAGSNPRLKLIDVKARTPYVAVVDVGGLAAVAQSGGLELHPWGCKPGDPETPDQITFDLDPDEGLDFDDVIAAALVVRAKLEALGLNPFVKTTGGKGLHLVVPIRADGRSRVTWDQNKAFAKAVSEAIKVEAPDRFTTTLAKKARGGKIFIDYLRNGRMATAVAPWSPRARPGAGIAFPLSWEQVTPGLNPADYNLWVWPELLQRPDAWSGFRDSAVSLRPALRKMGVE, from the coding sequence ATGCGCGGCGAACTGAAGACCTATCAGGCCAAGCGGCGGTTCGAGCAGACGCCCGAACCGAAGGGCGCTCAACGCGCAGGCGAAAAGGACGCGCGGCGTTTCGTGATCCAGCGCCATGCGGCCACGAGGCTCCACTACGACTTCCGCATCGAGGCGGATGGGGTGCTGAAGTCCTGGGCGGTGACCAAGGCCCCGTCGCGTGATCCGGCGATCAAACGCCTGGCGGTCGAGGTCGAGGACCATCCGCTAGATTACGGCGACTTCGAGGGGACGATTCCGGCGGGCAATTACGGGGCCGGGACGGTGCAACTGTGGGACGTCGGCAGTTGGGAGCCGCAGGAGGCGGACCTGGAGGCGGCCTGGGCGCGCGGCCAGATCAAGATGATCTTGCACGGCGAGCGGCTGAAGGGGAAATGGGCGTTGATCCGGTTGAAGAGCGATCGGGGCAAGCCGTCCAAGCGCAACAACTGGCTGCTGCTGAAGGAGAAGGACGAACACGCCGTCGCCGGCGAAGGCGACGCCCTGGCGCAGATCGACGCCTCGGTGACGACCGGACGCTCGCTGGTCCAGATCGCCGAGGGCGACGCGCAATGGACGTCGTCCAAACCGACCCGCCGCAAGGCGCCGCCCAAGCCTGCGCCGTCCAAGGCGACGTCCAAGGCGAAGCGGCCGCACGCCTTTGTCCCGATCCAGCTTTGCAAGGCTGTCGATCATCCGCCCTCGGCGACGGGTTGGGCGCATGAGATCAAGTTCGACGGCTATCGGTTGCAGATCGGTATCGGCGGCGGCCAGGCGGTGCTGAGAACCCGAAAGGGTCTGGACTGGAGCGACCGGTTTCCCGAGTTAGCGACGGATGCGGCGGGCTGGCCCGATGCGGTGATCGACGGCGAACTGTGCGCGCTCGACGATGATCACATGCCCGACTTCAGCGCGCTTCAGGCGGCGATATCCGAGGGAGAGACGGACCGGCTCGTCTACTTCGCCTTCGACCTGTTGTTCGAGGGGGCGGAGGATCTGCGCAAGCTGCCCCTGTCGCACCGCAAGGCGCGGCTGCAGGCCTATATCGACCGACTCGGCGCGAAGAAGGCCGCGCGTCTTCGCTATGTCGAGCATTTCGCCTCGACGGGGCAGGCGGTGCTGGAAAGCGCCTGCCGGATGCATCTGGAAGGCGTGATCTCCAAGAAGCTGGATGCGCCCTATCACGCGGGCCGGTCGTCAAGCTGGGTGAAGTCCAAATGCCGGGGCCGCGATGAGGTCGTCATCGGCGGCTGGTCGTCCGAAGGCGGCAGCCGATTCCGCTCGCTGCTGGTCGGGGTGCGCGAGAAGGGCGGCATGAAATACCTCGGCCGGGTCGGCACGGGTTTCGGCGAGACGGCGACGCGGTTGCTCATGCCCGCACTGAAGGCCGAGGCGGCGGACAAGAGCCCCTTCGTCGGTCCCGGCGCGCCCAAGGGGGGAAAGGACATCCACTGGGTAAAGCCAAGGCTGGTGGCCGAGATCGAACACGGCGGCTACACTGAATCCGGCGCCTTACGGCACGCGGCGTTCAAGGGGCTGCGCGACGACAAGACGGCCGAGGACGTCACGGACGCGCCGCAAGCGCCGGCCGCGCCGCAGGCCCCGAGAAAGAACGGCAAGGTCTCGGTAGCGGGCGTGGCCATATCCAGCCCCGACAAGGTGCTGTGGCCGGGCTCGGACGGTCGACCGCCCATCACCAAGGCCGACCTGGCGCGCTATTACGAGGCGGCGGCCGAGCGGCTTCTGGCTCATGTGGCGGACCGGCCCGTCTCGATCATCCGCGCCCCCGACGGCATAGAGGGCGAGACCTTCTTCCAGCGTCACGCCATGGCCGGGTCCAACCCCCGGCTGAAGCTGATCGACGTCAAGGCGCGCACGCCCTACGTCGCCGTGGTCGATGTCGGCGGTCTGGCGGCCGTGGCCCAGTCCGGTGGACTGGAGCTGCACCCCTGGGGCTGCAAACCCGGCGATCCGGAAACGCCCGATCAAATCACTTTCGATCTGGACCCCGACGAGGGGCTGGACTTCGACGACGTGATCGCCGCCGCGCTGGTGGTCAGAGCCAAGCTGGAGGCGCTGGGGCTCAACCCCTTCGTCAAGACGACGGGCGGAAAGGGGCTGCACCTGGTCGTGCCGATCCGCGCCGACGGCCGCTCGCGCGTCACCTGGGATCAGAACAAGGCCTTCGCCAAGGCCGTGTCCGAGGCGATCAAGGTCGAGGCGCCGGACCGTTTCACCACCACCCTGGCCAAGAAGGCGCGGGGCGGAAAGATATTCATCGACTATCTGCGCAACGGCCGGATGGCGACCGCCGTGGCGCCCTGGTCGCCGCGCGCCCGGCCAGGCGCGGGGATCGCTTTTCCGCTGTCGTGGGAACAGGTGACGCCGGGGCTGAACCCGGCCGACTATAATCTGTGGGTCTGGCCCGAACTGCTGCAACGACCCGACGCCTGGTCGGGCTTCCGCGACAGCGCCGTCAGCCTGAGACCCGCGCTGCGCAAGATGGGCGTGGAATGA
- a CDS encoding Crp/Fnr family transcriptional regulator gives MPDHSRLLEKKLERRDDLGEGEREALRSVLTHVVAKPAGCDIVSQDALVDHSSLVISGFCARYRDLSDGRRQYTQINIPGDFIDLHGFVLKRVDHGVRALTDCLVAEAPHNRLRTLTEQHPHLARLLWLETVVDAAMHREWLLALGRQEALERAALLVCEIYARLQTVGLARDGAFHFPIIQAEIANLLGMSAVHVNRTLKVMREAGWLEWTGPEVRILAWDRLAEAAEFNPAYLRLEKLPV, from the coding sequence ATGCCTGACCATAGCCGCCTGTTGGAGAAGAAGCTGGAGCGTCGCGACGACCTCGGCGAGGGCGAGCGGGAGGCCTTGCGAAGCGTATTGACCCATGTCGTGGCGAAGCCGGCGGGTTGCGACATCGTCTCCCAGGACGCCTTGGTCGATCATTCCAGCTTGGTCATCAGCGGGTTCTGCGCGAGGTATCGCGACCTGAGCGATGGGCGGCGTCAGTATACGCAGATCAATATTCCCGGAGATTTCATCGACCTACATGGCTTCGTGCTGAAGCGGGTCGATCACGGCGTCCGCGCGCTGACCGATTGTCTTGTCGCAGAGGCCCCTCACAATCGTTTGCGAACCCTGACCGAGCAGCATCCGCATCTGGCGCGACTGTTGTGGCTGGAGACGGTGGTGGACGCCGCCATGCACCGCGAATGGCTGCTGGCGCTGGGCCGGCAGGAGGCGTTGGAGCGGGCCGCCCTGCTGGTCTGTGAAATCTACGCCCGCCTTCAGACCGTCGGCCTCGCCCGCGACGGGGCGTTCCATTTTCCGATCATTCAAGCGGAGATCGCAAATCTGCTGGGCATGTCGGCGGTGCATGTGAACCGCACGCTGAAGGTCATGCGGGAGGCAGGGTGGCTGGAATGGACCGGCCCTGAGGTGCGCATCCTCGCCTGGGACCGACTGGCCGAGGCGGCCGAGTTCAATCCCGCCTACCTGCGATTGGAAAAGCTGCCGGTCTGA